A genome region from Terriglobales bacterium includes the following:
- a CDS encoding ECF-type sigma factor, with the protein MEISSLIIAAEKGHAPAGEELFAALYSELHRLAKRELARCGFGVSLSSTTLLHEAYLDMAAREGPSFPDRARFMGYAARVMRGLIIDHARERHAQKRGGLFEMTSLDAQVMENAVDHRQLVQISDALNELGKAEPALAEIVDLKFFCGFSFAEIAAMRDVSERTVQRNWEKARIYLHRKIRSDLIL; encoded by the coding sequence TTGGAAATCTCTTCACTTATTATCGCAGCGGAAAAAGGCCACGCTCCCGCCGGGGAGGAATTGTTTGCTGCGCTGTATTCCGAGTTGCATCGACTGGCTAAGCGCGAGCTCGCGCGGTGCGGCTTCGGGGTGAGCCTCAGTTCCACGACTCTGCTGCATGAAGCCTATCTGGACATGGCGGCGCGCGAGGGGCCGTCGTTTCCCGACCGGGCACGGTTCATGGGATATGCGGCAAGAGTGATGCGTGGGCTCATCATTGACCACGCCCGGGAACGGCACGCCCAGAAACGCGGGGGCCTGTTCGAGATGACATCGCTCGACGCGCAGGTGATGGAGAATGCGGTAGACCACCGGCAACTTGTCCAAATCAGCGATGCGCTGAACGAGCTTGGCAAAGCCGAGCCCGCGCTGGCGGAAATCGTTGACCTGAAATTTTTCTGCGGATTCTCATTCGCGGAAATCGCTGCCATGCGGGATGTGTCGGAACGAACGGTACAGCGAAACTGGGAGAAGGCGCGTATTTATCTGCACCGAAAGATTCGCAGTGATTTGATTCTCTGA
- a CDS encoding protein kinase, whose product MPTLSPDDWKALSPYLDQALAMSEDERVEWLRSLGHEDNVLAAQLTELLDEHKVLAQEGFLERGQVSLPTSSGLAGQTLGPYTLISQIGEGGMGSVWLAERNDGRFERRIAVKFIHIALMGKDGEARFKREGNILGKLRHSNIAELVDAGVSRAGQPYLILEYVEGDSIDRYCDQQKLDVEARIRLFLNVLNAVAHAHANLIVHRDLKPSNVLVNRDGQVKLLDFGIAKLLEGEGEDGAATMLTVEGGRAMTPEYAAPEQVTGGAVTTATDVYALGLLLYVLLTGQHPAGKGVRSAADLVKAIVETEPTRPSEVVATTKATAEVTTSNAASRTTTPEKLRRLLRGDLDTIIAKSLKKNPQERYASVTALGDDLGRYLRHEPIRARRDTLTYRAAKFVRRNRTAVFLATLAIMAIVAGSVGTLFEARSVRKQRDFAFRQLSRAESINDLNSLLLSDLAPLGKPFTVDELLSRAEHVVRRQHSGNEADRVELLISIGRQYTVQDKYEKARQLLEEAHTLSRPLPDSSTRARASCALGQALSRGADLPRGEALFQEGMRELPDEPMFTLDRITCLLLGSEIAQNRSDAKEGVARAQAAERLLKQWPYRSELLELNTVLFLAAAYQHAGRLPEASATFEQAAVRLTALGRDDTQRASALFNNWGITLTVDGRPLDAERVLGRALAISRDNQGEQTVSPMLLVNYARSLQDLQRLQEADDYAGRGYAKGLETGDNMVIGQALLLRASIYRGLGDLERSAQMLAEVEPRLRRSLPPAHIAFASLASQQALNAQARGDGGAALEFANQAVELAEPLVNTGRAGAYYLRVFLVRRSEIELQLGRRNEATADAMRALNQLQADAPPGTFSSYLGRAYLALARALDAQGKRDEARAAARSAAEQLQNALGPDHPETRAARRFSSDPSQK is encoded by the coding sequence ATGCCCACACTTAGCCCGGATGACTGGAAGGCACTGAGTCCGTACCTGGACCAGGCGCTCGCAATGTCGGAAGACGAGCGCGTCGAATGGCTTCGGTCGCTCGGTCATGAAGATAACGTACTGGCTGCGCAGTTGACAGAACTCCTCGACGAACACAAGGTGTTGGCGCAAGAAGGTTTTCTTGAGCGCGGGCAGGTGTCGCTGCCGACCTCGAGCGGCCTCGCGGGCCAGACTCTTGGCCCATACACTCTGATCTCTCAAATCGGCGAAGGTGGAATGGGAAGCGTGTGGTTGGCCGAACGCAATGACGGCCGCTTCGAGCGGCGAATTGCGGTGAAGTTCATCCACATCGCGCTGATGGGGAAAGACGGCGAAGCTCGGTTCAAGCGCGAGGGCAATATTCTGGGGAAGCTTAGACATTCCAATATTGCGGAACTCGTCGATGCCGGCGTATCGAGGGCCGGTCAACCCTATCTTATTCTGGAATATGTTGAGGGAGACAGCATTGATCGCTACTGCGACCAGCAGAAACTGGATGTGGAAGCCCGAATCCGTCTCTTCTTGAATGTGCTGAATGCGGTTGCGCATGCGCACGCGAACCTGATCGTGCACCGCGATCTTAAGCCATCGAATGTTCTGGTAAATAGAGACGGTCAGGTAAAGCTGCTCGACTTCGGCATTGCCAAGCTGCTCGAAGGGGAGGGCGAGGACGGCGCGGCAACAATGCTGACGGTCGAAGGCGGCCGCGCGATGACGCCCGAGTACGCTGCGCCCGAGCAGGTGACCGGCGGTGCCGTCACGACTGCCACCGATGTCTATGCGCTAGGCCTGTTGCTTTATGTGCTGCTAACCGGACAGCATCCCGCTGGGAAGGGCGTACGATCGGCCGCGGACCTGGTCAAGGCGATTGTCGAGACCGAGCCGACGCGTCCCTCCGAGGTCGTGGCCACAACCAAGGCGACCGCGGAAGTAACTACCAGCAACGCTGCCAGCCGTACTACGACACCCGAGAAGCTCAGGCGGTTATTGCGCGGGGACCTCGATACCATCATTGCGAAATCGCTGAAGAAGAATCCGCAGGAGCGCTATGCCTCGGTGACAGCGCTCGGCGACGACCTTGGGCGATATCTGCGGCATGAGCCGATCCGGGCGCGGCGGGATACGCTTACCTATCGCGCGGCGAAATTTGTGCGACGGAATCGCACAGCGGTGTTTCTGGCGACGCTGGCTATTATGGCCATCGTGGCGGGAAGTGTGGGCACTCTGTTCGAAGCTCGCTCCGTGCGTAAGCAGCGTGACTTCGCGTTTCGCCAGCTATCGCGAGCGGAATCGATTAATGATCTTAACTCTCTTCTCCTCTCAGACTTGGCGCCGTTGGGCAAGCCCTTTACCGTTGACGAACTATTGAGCCGCGCGGAACACGTTGTCAGGCGGCAGCACAGCGGCAACGAAGCCGATCGCGTGGAACTTCTCATATCGATTGGTCGCCAATACACGGTTCAGGATAAATATGAAAAAGCTCGGCAGTTGCTCGAAGAGGCCCACACATTGTCGCGCCCGCTGCCGGATTCTTCCACCCGCGCCAGAGCATCGTGCGCTCTGGGGCAAGCCTTGTCCCGGGGTGCGGACCTCCCCCGAGGGGAAGCCCTATTCCAGGAAGGGATGCGGGAACTTCCTGACGAACCGATGTTCACCCTTGATCGGATTACCTGTCTGCTGCTGGGCAGCGAAATCGCGCAGAACCGTAGTGACGCAAAGGAGGGCGTGGCGAGAGCGCAGGCTGCAGAGCGCCTCTTGAAACAATGGCCATACCGGTCGGAGTTGCTGGAACTCAACACTGTCCTCTTCCTGGCTGCAGCCTATCAACACGCCGGGCGCCTGCCCGAGGCCAGTGCCACATTTGAGCAGGCGGCAGTGCGCTTGACGGCTCTCGGTCGCGATGACACGCAGAGAGCGAGTGCGCTCTTCAACAATTGGGGTATCACGTTAACCGTCGATGGGCGACCGCTCGATGCCGAGAGAGTTCTAGGACGTGCGCTCGCGATCTCCCGCGACAATCAGGGCGAGCAAACCGTGTCCCCGATGCTTCTTGTCAACTATGCCCGTTCCCTGCAGGACTTGCAGCGGCTCCAGGAAGCAGATGATTATGCCGGACGAGGATATGCAAAAGGACTGGAGACCGGCGACAACATGGTGATCGGCCAGGCGTTGTTGCTGCGGGCATCCATTTATCGCGGCCTAGGTGACCTTGAGCGCTCCGCACAAATGCTGGCTGAAGTCGAGCCACGCCTGCGCCGCAGCCTCCCTCCTGCTCACATTGCATTCGCATCTCTGGCGTCTCAGCAGGCCCTGAACGCGCAGGCGCGCGGCGACGGCGGGGCGGCTCTGGAATTTGCCAATCAAGCAGTCGAACTGGCGGAGCCATTGGTGAACACCGGCCGCGCCGGCGCTTACTATTTGCGAGTCTTCCTCGTGCGACGATCTGAGATCGAACTGCAGCTTGGTCGTCGAAATGAGGCGACCGCAGACGCAATGCGGGCTCTCAACCAGTTGCAGGCGGACGCGCCTCCCGGGACATTTTCGAGCTACCTGGGCCGTGCCTATCTGGCCCTGGCACGTGCCCTCGATGCCCAGGGCAAGAGGGACGAAGCTCGCGCCGCCGCCCGTTCGGCTGCTGAACAGCTGCAAAACGCCCTAGGGCCGGATCACCCTGAGACTCGTGCTGCCAGGCGGTTCAGTTCAGATCCGTCGCAGAAATGA
- a CDS encoding GH92 family glycosyl hydrolase: protein MGFLSALSLPQLFGSRRLTGVLASPSETSAATEQDFTRFVNIAIGTGGHGHTYPGATVPFGMVQLSPDTYNDGWDWCSGYHYSDSSIMGFSHTHLSGTGVGDMLDVLLMPGTGPVKTIPGGRENPGEGYRSRFSHADEVATPGYYSVLLRDYDIRAELSATERAGIHKYTFPKSDTSHFILDLTHLYGIAPGGVQWSELKIVNADTIVGGRAVNRWAAGREIYFAMKVSKPFLWAEIVSDEKKLDRTVRKARGNSLKALIGYQTTEGEVIYVKTGISGVSAEGAMKNLEAEIPDWDFNRVRQAAHEAWRKQLSRITIETSNQRQREIFYTSLYHMMVAPTLFDDVDGQYRGMDGKVHQLPAGFHNYSTFSLWDTYRATHPFYTLALGDRVPDFVNCLIRMAEESPEGIPVWPLQGRETGCMTGYHSSSVIAEAYVKGFQGIDFGKAYPSMRKRAMDDDYRGLAYYRKLGYIPCDKEEESCSKTMEYVYDDWAVAHIAQAVGAAEDQKLLLERCRNYRNLFDAKVGFVRPRFENGDWSEPFEATEMGHSKKWKDYTESNPWETTFAIQHDPGGYMELFGGRQAFVEKLDSLFRQSTQLPADAPPDIAGMVGQYAHGNEPCHHIAYLYSYAGVPYKTQERVRSLLEMEYDNQPNGLAGNEDCGQMSAWYVMSALGFYAVDPVSGNYVFGTPLFDRVIVDMKNGAKLVVETKRSSPRDQYIQSITFNGKPYEKVWFRHADIANGATIVFHLGGEPNLQFGAAENAAPPSLPA from the coding sequence TTGGGTTTCCTTTCCGCGCTTTCACTTCCCCAGCTTTTTGGGTCCAGGCGACTGACCGGCGTTCTGGCATCGCCCTCCGAAACGTCGGCGGCGACTGAGCAAGACTTCACCCGGTTCGTGAACATTGCGATTGGAACTGGCGGGCACGGGCACACTTATCCGGGAGCGACCGTACCTTTCGGTATGGTCCAGTTGAGCCCGGATACCTACAACGACGGTTGGGATTGGTGCTCGGGGTATCACTATTCTGACAGTTCGATCATGGGCTTCAGCCATACGCACCTGAGCGGCACGGGTGTGGGCGACATGCTCGACGTGCTCTTAATGCCCGGGACCGGGCCAGTGAAGACGATTCCAGGGGGAAGGGAGAATCCGGGCGAAGGCTACCGTTCGCGTTTCAGCCATGCTGACGAAGTAGCGACGCCGGGCTACTATTCGGTTCTGCTGCGCGACTACGACATCCGGGCCGAACTGAGCGCGACCGAACGCGCGGGCATTCATAAGTACACGTTCCCCAAGAGCGACACCAGCCACTTTATTCTCGATCTCACACATCTTTATGGGATCGCGCCGGGCGGGGTTCAGTGGTCGGAATTGAAAATCGTAAATGCCGACACCATCGTCGGTGGGCGCGCGGTGAACCGCTGGGCAGCCGGACGCGAGATTTACTTCGCCATGAAAGTTTCCAAGCCCTTTCTTTGGGCTGAGATCGTTTCGGACGAGAAAAAACTGGATAGGACGGTTCGGAAAGCGAGGGGGAATTCGCTGAAGGCGCTGATCGGCTATCAGACTACCGAGGGCGAGGTGATCTACGTCAAGACCGGCATCTCGGGAGTGAGCGCGGAAGGCGCAATGAAAAATCTGGAAGCGGAGATTCCGGACTGGGACTTCAATCGGGTGAGGCAGGCTGCGCATGAAGCGTGGCGCAAGCAGCTTTCGCGAATCACCATTGAGACCTCCAATCAAAGACAGCGGGAAATCTTTTACACGAGCCTGTATCACATGATGGTGGCTCCAACGCTGTTCGACGACGTGGACGGCCAGTACCGCGGGATGGACGGGAAGGTTCATCAACTGCCTGCGGGATTTCATAACTACAGCACGTTTTCTTTGTGGGACACCTACCGCGCAACTCATCCTTTCTACACCCTTGCTCTCGGCGACCGCGTCCCGGATTTCGTCAATTGCCTGATTCGTATGGCCGAGGAGAGTCCCGAGGGAATACCCGTCTGGCCGCTGCAAGGCAGAGAGACAGGTTGCATGACCGGCTACCATTCGAGTTCTGTGATCGCGGAAGCTTATGTGAAGGGATTCCAGGGAATCGACTTCGGAAAAGCTTATCCGTCGATGCGGAAGCGGGCGATGGACGATGACTACCGGGGATTGGCTTATTACAGAAAACTTGGCTACATCCCTTGCGACAAGGAAGAGGAGTCGTGTAGCAAGACGATGGAATACGTCTACGACGATTGGGCAGTAGCGCACATCGCGCAGGCCGTGGGCGCCGCAGAAGATCAAAAACTTCTGCTGGAACGATGCCGCAACTACCGGAATCTGTTTGATGCGAAGGTGGGATTCGTACGACCGCGCTTTGAAAACGGAGACTGGTCAGAACCCTTCGAGGCCACGGAAATGGGCCATTCAAAGAAGTGGAAAGACTATACCGAATCGAATCCTTGGGAAACGACATTTGCCATTCAGCACGACCCCGGAGGATACATGGAACTGTTTGGAGGCCGGCAGGCTTTTGTCGAGAAACTGGACAGCCTGTTCAGGCAGAGCACGCAACTGCCCGCTGATGCTCCGCCAGACATCGCTGGAATGGTCGGCCAATATGCGCACGGCAATGAGCCGTGCCATCACATCGCTTATCTCTATTCGTACGCAGGTGTGCCTTACAAGACGCAGGAGCGGGTTCGCAGTTTGCTCGAGATGGAATACGACAATCAGCCGAACGGCCTCGCGGGCAATGAGGATTGCGGCCAGATGTCAGCGTGGTATGTGATGAGTGCGCTCGGCTTTTATGCCGTCGATCCCGTCAGCGGAAATTACGTGTTCGGCACGCCATTGTTCGATCGCGTCATCGTCGACATGAAAAATGGAGCGAAACTGGTGGTTGAGACGAAGCGCTCTTCCCCCAGGGATCAATACATTCAGTCCATCACCTTCAACGGCAAGCCCTACGAGAAAGTGTGGTTTCGGCACGCGGATATTGCAAATGGAGCGACCATCGTGTTTCACCTGGGTGGTGAACCGAACCTGCAATTCGGAGCGGCGGAGAATGCTGCGCCTCCATCGTTGCCTGCTTAG